From the Chloroflexus aurantiacus J-10-fl genome, one window contains:
- a CDS encoding MFS transporter: protein MYAPLLIGFTQARTVPLALLFIGLCGWAGVTTMALTNTLIQLIVPDDLRGRVMSVFTLSLMGLSPLGGMLAGSIAELVGSVPLVVAGSALIGWLLVLSVEWQAPYLRRM, encoded by the coding sequence GTGTACGCACCGCTCTTGATCGGCTTTACGCAGGCACGCACGGTGCCGCTTGCTCTCTTGTTTATTGGATTGTGTGGTTGGGCCGGTGTGACCACGATGGCGCTGACCAATACGCTTATTCAATTGATCGTGCCCGATGACCTGCGTGGGAGGGTGATGAGTGTGTTTACCCTCTCATTGATGGGGCTGAGTCCGCTTGGCGGTATGCTGGCCGGCAGTATTGCTGAGCTGGTCGGGAGTGTTCCGCTGGTAGTTGCCGGTAGTGCATTGATCGGCTGGCTGCTGGTGTTAAGCGTTGAATGGCAGGCGCCGTACTTACGCCGGATGTAG
- a CDS encoding MFS transporter has protein sequence MRSTQTLSSRPAMFRALRHRNYRLFFFGQLISLTGTWMQSVAQGWLVLRLTDSPFLLGLVAAANSLPVLFLTLFAGTVADRFPKRRILLVTQSVAMILAATLAGLTLTGTVHISHVLILAFLLGCVNAFDAPARQAFTVEMVGREDLLNAIALNSSIFNGARTMGPAVAGIVVAWIGEGPAFLFNALSFGAVLASLSLMQLDARQANGMQRGNMLRAGLQYIASEPSVRALLLRAGAVSFFCFVHIPLLPIFARDILQIGAAGLGWLSAASGFGSLVAALTLAQLRDDAPRGKLLTTASLLCTHRS, from the coding sequence ATGCGATCTACCCAGACCCTGTCCAGCCGCCCGGCAATGTTTCGGGCACTCCGTCATCGCAATTATCGCCTCTTCTTCTTCGGACAACTGATTTCGTTGACCGGGACGTGGATGCAAAGTGTGGCACAGGGCTGGTTGGTCTTACGATTAACCGACTCGCCTTTTCTCCTCGGTCTGGTTGCGGCGGCCAATTCGCTACCGGTATTGTTTCTGACCCTTTTCGCCGGAACGGTCGCCGATCGCTTCCCCAAGCGGCGCATTTTACTGGTCACACAATCGGTTGCCATGATACTCGCGGCAACCCTGGCCGGGCTTACGCTGACCGGTACGGTTCATATCAGTCATGTGCTGATTCTTGCCTTCCTGCTCGGTTGTGTCAATGCCTTTGATGCACCAGCCCGCCAGGCGTTTACCGTCGAGATGGTAGGGCGTGAAGATTTGTTGAATGCGATTGCCCTCAATTCTTCCATCTTCAACGGTGCCCGCACTATGGGGCCAGCAGTAGCCGGTATTGTTGTGGCATGGATCGGTGAAGGGCCGGCATTTCTCTTCAATGCCCTGAGTTTTGGTGCAGTGTTAGCCAGTCTCTCGCTGATGCAGTTGGATGCACGTCAGGCCAACGGTATGCAGCGTGGCAATATGTTGCGCGCCGGTTTGCAGTACATTGCCAGTGAACCTTCTGTACGGGCATTGCTTTTGCGAGCCGGTGCAGTTAGTTTCTTCTGCTTCGTGCATATCCCGCTTTTGCCGATTTTTGCCCGTGATATTCTTCAGATCGGTGCCGCCGGACTGGGATGGTTGTCGGCAGCAAGCGGTTTTGGCTCTTTGGTGGCAGCACTGACGCTCGCTCAATTACGCGATGATGCGCCACGCGGTAAGCTCCTGACCACAGCCTCATTGCTGTGTACGCACCGCTCTTGA